The Verrucomicrobiota bacterium region CCGATCCAACTGCTCCTCGCCATATCGTAGTCCAGCGAAGACATTGTGCTCAGGTACACCTTGAACTCCTGTTTCTCGAGCTCAACATGGATCCCGAGCTCATTACGGAACATCTCCTGGAGCTCGGTAGCCACCTGCTCATTGAGTTCTGTTTTATTATAAAGTAAACGCAGGCGTGGGAACCCCTTGCCGCCGGGGAACCCTGCTTCCGCGAGCAACTTGCGCGCCTGGTCAGGATCGTAGGCACCTTTTAAAAGCGAGGTGTAATTCTGTGTACCCGGCGGGACCATCCCGTAAGCGATGGGTTCTCCCGCTTTGGTGATCTTATCCACTATCCTTTGTTTATCCACGGCCAAGGAAATGGCTTTCCGGACTCGCACATCATTATAGGGAGGCCTCGTCACATTAAACCGGTAAAAATAATCCGCAAGAATAGGGCCTGAGTGGAAAAAGGGTGTCTTGCGCAATTCCCCAAAAAGCATGGCCGGAACCAATCCCCTGTCGAGGATCAGGTCCGCTTCACCAGAATAAAAGAGATTAAAGGCTGTGCCCGCCTGGCTCGTCGGGAGAATATCCACCACCTGCAATTTAACATTGTTTTTATCCCAATAATAAGGACTCGCCTTGATTTGAATCCGGTCATTAATCCTCCAGTCCTGGAGCTGGTAAGGCCCGTTTGAAACCATTTTCCGGGGTTTAATCCAGTCATCCCCGTATTTCTCTATCGTGGCCTGATGTACTGGCATCAAGGTCGGGAACGCCACGAGATCTAAGAAAAACGGAGTGGGGGCCTTGAGCTCTGTGACCAAGGTAAAGTCATCGGGAGCTTTCACCCCGACAGCAGAGAAATCCTTGATTTTACCGGTATTAAACTCTTCGGCATTCCGGATGAAATAAAGCTGGGAAGAATATTTCGAGGCCGTCTCAGGTAGGAGCGCTCGTTTCCATGAATAAACAAAATCAGGCGCCTTTACCGGATCCCCATTACTCCACTTTGCATTTTTGCGGAGGTGGAATGTATAAGTCTTCCCGTCAGGGGATATCTCCCAGCTCTCAGCTACCCCAGGAATAATCTCGCCCTTTTCATTCCGGGCGGTGAGTCCTTCGAAAAGGGAGGTCACTATGCGCCCGTCGGCTTGAGCCG contains the following coding sequences:
- a CDS encoding peptide ABC transporter substrate-binding protein, with translation MSFRQTTSVNLILKGSGVVFLLFLFGLSSGCFRQKEKADFVFINGVEPESLDPAIITAQADGRIVTSLFEGLTARNEKGEIIPGVAESWEISPDGKTYTFHLRKNAKWSNGDPVKAPDFVYSWKRALLPETASKYSSQLYFIRNAEEFNTGKIKDFSAVGVKAPDDFTLVTELKAPTPFFLDLVAFPTLMPVHQATIEKYGDDWIKPRKMVSNGPYQLQDWRINDRIQIKASPYYWDKNNVKLQVVDILPTSQAGTAFNLFYSGEADLILDRGLVPAMLFGELRKTPFFHSGPILADYFYRFNVTRPPYNDVRVRKAISLAVDKQRIVDKITKAGEPIAYGMVPPGTQNYTSLLKGAYDPDQARKLLAEAGFPGGKGFPRLRLLYNKTELNEQVATELQEMFRNELGIHVELEKQEFKVYLSTMSSLDYDMARSSWIGDYNDANTFLSIFTSNDGNNRTGWKNPTFDALIEAANQEPDTKKREMLFQQAEKILVEDDAVVLPLYYNVAIHFFDPEKVGGVVNNLVDEHPIRFMYKKKK